The genomic region GGTGTCCGCGCTGCGAGACGGCGATCGCGGACGCCGAGGTCGAAAACGAGGACCGGACGGGGACCCTCTTTACGATCCGCTTTGCGGGCGTCGAGAACGACCCGATCGAGATCGCGACCACGCGCCCCGAACTGCTCGCGGCCTGCGTCGCGGTCGCGGTCGACCCCGACGACGACCGATTCGAGGACCGGGTCGGCGAGACGTTCGAGGTGCCGATCTTCGGCCAGGAGGTCGACCTCATCGCCGACGAGGACGTCGACTCGGAGTTCGGGACCGGCGCGGTGATGATCTGTACGTTCGGCGACAAACAGGACGTGAACTGGTGGGCGGAGTACGACCTCCCTCTCAGAACCGTGTTGACCGAGGACGGCCGGCTGAACGAGCGCGCCGGCGAGTTCGAGGGGCTGACCGTCGACGAGGCCAAAGACAGGATCGCCTCGGCGCTCCAGAAAAGCGGGAACCTCCAGGACGAGGAGCCGGTCGAGCAGTCGGTGGGGACCTGCTGGCGGTGTGATACGCCCATCGAGATCCTCTCGAAGGAGCAGTGGTTCATCCGCGTGGATGGGGAGGAGATCCTCGAGAAAGCTCGGGAGGTTGAGTGGATCCCCGAGCACATGTATTCTCGGCTCCGGGAGTGGACCGAGGGAATGGAGTGGGACTGGGTGATCAGCCGCCAGCGCGTCTTCGCCACCCCGATCCCGGCGTGGTTCTGCGGGGAGTGTGAGTACGTCCACGTCGCGAGCGTCGAGGACCTGCCGGTCAAACCCACGAGCGAGTCGCCCGAGACGGCGTGTCCGGAGTGCGGTGCCGAGGACTGGCGCGGCGAAACTGATGTAATGGACACGTGGATGGACTCCTCGATCTCGGCGCTGCACGTCGCGGGCTGGCCCGACGAGGAGTTCTCGCCCGTCCAGTTGCGCGAGCAGGGCCACGACATCATCCGGACGTGGGCCTTTTACACCATCCTCCGGACCGCCGCCCTCGAGGACGAGATCCCGTGGGAGCAGGCGCTGATCAACGGGATGGTCTTCGGCGAGGACGGCCACAAGATGTCGAAGTCGCGGGGCAACTTCGTCCAGCCCGAGGAGGTCGTCGAGGACCACGGCGCCGACGCGTTCCGACAGGCGATCGCGCTCGGCGGCCAGCCGGGAAGCGACATCCAGTTCCAGTCGAAGGAGGTCACGAGCGCCTCCCGATTCCTCACCAAGCTCTGGAACATCAGTCGGTTCGCGGACAACCACCTCGACGAGCGCACGCCCGAGGTTGACGCGCCCGCGTACCGCGACGCCGACCGGTGGATCCTCACCGAACTCGATTCGGTGCTGCGGGAGGTCGAACGCGACATGGAGGCGTATCGGTTCGACGCCGCCCTCAGGGGGATCAGGGAGTTCGTCTGGCACGACCTCGCCGACGACTACCTCGAACTGATCAAGGGTCGGCTCTACGAGGGCCGTCCGGGCGAGCGAAACGCCGCCCGCCACGCGCTGTACGTCGCGCTGTCGGCCTCGCTGCGGATGCTCGCGCCGTTCTCGCCGTTCTTCACCGAGGAGATCTACCGGGAACTTCCGGGCACCGAGGGGAGCATCCACGTCGCCGACTGGCCCGCGGTCGACGTCGACTGGGATCCCGAGGAGGCCATCAGGGAGGGAAAACTCATCGCCGACGTCGCGAGCACGATCCGCGGGTGGAAGTCGGAGTCGGGGCTGGCGCTCAACGCCGACCTCGA from Halalkalicoccus sp. NIPERK01 harbors:
- a CDS encoding valine--tRNA ligase, which gives rise to MDDSYDPGAIEARWRERWADEDVYRYEGDEERPDYVIDTPPPYPTGNLHIGNALGWCYMDFAARFHRLQGEDVLYPQGWDCHGLPTEVKVEENHGIHRTDVSREEFRELCVEHTESQIDAMKETMGLLGFSQDWDHEFRTMDPAYWGKTQRSFVEMHASEYVYRDEHPVNWCPRCETAIADAEVENEDRTGTLFTIRFAGVENDPIEIATTRPELLAACVAVAVDPDDDRFEDRVGETFEVPIFGQEVDLIADEDVDSEFGTGAVMICTFGDKQDVNWWAEYDLPLRTVLTEDGRLNERAGEFEGLTVDEAKDRIASALQKSGNLQDEEPVEQSVGTCWRCDTPIEILSKEQWFIRVDGEEILEKAREVEWIPEHMYSRLREWTEGMEWDWVISRQRVFATPIPAWFCGECEYVHVASVEDLPVKPTSESPETACPECGAEDWRGETDVMDTWMDSSISALHVAGWPDEEFSPVQLREQGHDIIRTWAFYTILRTAALEDEIPWEQALINGMVFGEDGHKMSKSRGNFVQPEEVVEDHGADAFRQAIALGGQPGSDIQFQSKEVTSASRFLTKLWNISRFADNHLDERTPEVDAPAYRDADRWILTELDSVLREVERDMEAYRFDAALRGIREFVWHDLADDYLELIKGRLYEGRPGERNAARHALYVALSASLRMLAPFSPFFTEEIYRELPGTEGSIHVADWPAVDVDWDPEEAIREGKLIADVASTIRGWKSESGLALNADLDRVELYADDIEGLDTYDLSGTVNAPVYIEAGRPDVELVPVEVDPDRSVIGPEFRDRAGAVLGALSEADPAVVKAQKETGEIELEVEGETVTLAPEAVSVREEHRAGSGEEVAVLETERATVLVFP